One window of Dyadobacter sandarakinus genomic DNA carries:
- a CDS encoding methyltransferase, with the protein MKKKMSAVEAKYEAQKIAFGPMFFQAVVALRELGILKFISNHRTGVSAEDIVSALGVSEYGVNLLLEAAEAMGVVETEDGLFRITKVGFFLIKDEMTRVNINFMNDVCYLGARHMTDSIVRERPEGLQEFGGWPTIYEGLSALPAPAKKSWFEFDHYYSDTAFPEALKVVFRKKPKKLFDVGGNTGKWSFACCAYDPDVEVTILDLPAQLKVALANTEERGLSNRISFHPINLLDDAQQIPQGADVIWMSQFLDCFSKNEIVRILENACQAASANTTLYILEPFVDNQNYPAAHYSLVATSMYFTVMANGNSKMYQIEEMKKLVAQAGFDVVQTYPLIGDSYHTILECVKKG; encoded by the coding sequence ATGAAAAAGAAAATGTCGGCGGTTGAAGCCAAGTATGAAGCTCAGAAGATTGCATTCGGACCCATGTTTTTCCAGGCCGTAGTTGCGCTCCGTGAATTGGGGATCCTGAAATTCATATCAAACCACCGCACGGGAGTTTCTGCCGAAGATATCGTTTCAGCGCTGGGCGTATCCGAATATGGTGTAAACCTGCTGCTGGAAGCCGCCGAAGCAATGGGTGTTGTAGAAACTGAGGACGGTTTGTTCAGGATCACCAAAGTAGGTTTTTTCCTGATAAAAGATGAAATGACCCGCGTCAACATCAACTTCATGAATGATGTATGCTACCTGGGTGCCAGGCACATGACCGACAGTATTGTCCGGGAAAGGCCCGAAGGATTACAGGAATTTGGCGGATGGCCGACGATTTATGAAGGATTATCCGCTCTGCCCGCCCCGGCCAAAAAGTCCTGGTTTGAATTTGATCATTATTACTCCGACACTGCCTTTCCAGAGGCATTGAAAGTTGTTTTTCGTAAAAAACCAAAAAAGCTTTTTGACGTAGGCGGTAACACCGGCAAGTGGTCTTTTGCCTGCTGCGCCTATGATCCTGATGTAGAAGTTACGATCCTCGACCTGCCCGCACAGCTGAAAGTAGCCCTGGCAAATACCGAAGAAAGGGGCCTGAGTAATCGCATAAGTTTTCACCCGATTAACCTTCTAGACGATGCTCAGCAGATTCCGCAGGGCGCCGATGTGATCTGGATGAGTCAATTTCTGGATTGTTTTTCCAAAAATGAGATCGTTCGGATACTTGAAAATGCCTGCCAGGCAGCATCAGCAAATACAACCCTCTACATTCTGGAACCATTTGTCGATAACCAGAATTACCCTGCTGCACATTACAGTCTGGTAGCTACGTCCATGTACTTCACCGTCATGGCCAATGGAAACAGTAAGATGTACCAGATTGAGGAAATGAAAAAGCTGGTTGCACAGGCGGGATTTGATGTGGTACAAACTTACCCACTCATCGGCGACAGCTACCATACCATTTTGGAATGCGTAAAAAAAGGCTGA